In the genome of Candidatus Neomarinimicrobiota bacterium, one region contains:
- a CDS encoding hydrogenase maturation nickel metallochaperone HypA, with the protein RVKDIFVEVGALAGVMIPPLEFNLDIAKQHTCARDAVIHIQELEGRGRCPACGDTFPMSLPFEPCPQCNGSYLTMIAGNMLRVREIEVEKTA; encoded by the coding sequence CCAGAGTAAAGGACATCTTTGTCGAGGTGGGCGCCCTGGCGGGAGTGATGATCCCGCCCCTGGAATTCAATCTGGATATTGCCAAGCAGCACACTTGTGCCCGGGACGCAGTCATTCACATCCAGGAGCTCGAAGGCCGGGGCCGCTGCCCCGCCTGTGGGGACACCTTCCCCATGAGCCTGCCCTTCGAGCCCTGCCCCCAATGTAACGGCAGCTACCTGACCATGATTGCCGGTAATATGCTGCGGGTCCGGGAAATCGAAGTGGAGAAAACAGCCTGA
- the hypB gene encoding hydrogenase nickel incorporation protein HypB: MCETCGCGQPGNQGVKILKPGAANPAEQHTHEHGHHHDHPHEHEHPGHTHTETVKVLEDVLGANNLVAARNRGYFEGRNIFAINLMSSPGAGKTTLLEKTIGVLAPDLPWAVIEGDQQTTMDADRIDRTGAAAIQINTGTGCHLDARMVRDALKQLTVPVGAVLAIENVGNLICPALFDLGEARRVIIVSTTEGSDKPLKYPTILRDAHLCVINKMDLLPYVDFDMDEFMTNARRINPDLGFIPLSAKTGDGLEKWYDWIRENHRAVSTANAGSEAG, translated from the coding sequence ATGTGCGAGACCTGCGGCTGCGGCCAGCCTGGTAACCAAGGCGTCAAGATTCTGAAACCGGGCGCCGCCAATCCTGCTGAGCAGCACACCCATGAGCACGGCCACCATCACGATCACCCCCACGAACATGAGCACCCCGGTCATACCCACACCGAAACCGTTAAGGTCCTGGAGGACGTGCTGGGCGCCAATAACCTTGTAGCGGCCCGCAATCGGGGCTACTTCGAAGGCCGCAATATTTTCGCCATCAACCTGATGAGCTCCCCGGGAGCGGGCAAAACCACCCTGCTGGAAAAAACCATCGGGGTACTGGCTCCCGATCTGCCTTGGGCCGTCATCGAAGGCGACCAGCAGACCACCATGGATGCCGACCGGATCGACCGCACCGGGGCCGCCGCCATCCAGATCAACACCGGCACCGGCTGCCACCTGGATGCCCGCATGGTCAGGGACGCGCTGAAACAACTCACTGTCCCGGTCGGGGCCGTTCTAGCCATCGAGAACGTGGGCAACCTGATCTGTCCGGCCCTTTTCGACCTGGGCGAGGCCCGCCGGGTAATCATCGTCAGCACCACCGAAGGCTCCGACAAACCGCTCAAATACCCCACCATCCTGCGGGACGCTCATCTTTGCGTCATCAACAAGATGGATTTATTACCCTATGTGGATTTTGATATGGATGAATTCATGACCAACGCCCGGCGCATTAATCCCGACCTGGGCTTTATCCCCCTCTCAGCCAAGACCGGCGACGGACTGGAAAAATGGTATGACTGGATTCGGGAAAACCACCGGGCCGTCAGCACCGCCAACGCCGGCAGCGAGGCGGGATAG
- a CDS encoding HypC/HybG/HupF family hydrogenase formation chaperone, with amino-acid sequence MCLAIPGKVVEIYEENGLRMGRIDYGGVVNKACLEYVPEIEIGQYTIVHAGFAISILDEEEALKSFEAWQEMASAARAAGIPLGAEDPGPGDPAA; translated from the coding sequence GTGTGCCTGGCTATACCAGGAAAGGTAGTTGAAATTTATGAGGAGAACGGCCTGCGGATGGGGCGCATAGACTATGGCGGTGTCGTCAACAAGGCCTGCCTGGAATACGTGCCCGAGATCGAGATCGGACAGTACACGATTGTTCATGCCGGGTTTGCCATCAGCATCCTGGATGAAGAGGAGGCCCTGAAGTCCTTCGAGGCCTGGCAGGAGATGGCGAGTGCGGCCCGGGCGGCGGGGATTCCCCTGGGTGCAGAGGACCCCGGTCCCGGTGATCCCGCAGCATGA